CCGAGCGAATCGTCGGCAGCTTCTACGTGTCGGGCCTCGAGCTGCTCTGGCTCGTCCCGGCCGGACTCGGCATCGCCTACTACGTCGTCCCAGTTGTCACCGGCAACCCCCTGCATTCTTCGCGGCTTGCGCGCATCGGCTTCTGGAGCCTGATGTTCGCCGACAGCTGGGCCGGCCAGCGCACCACGGCCGGGGGGCCGGGTCCGGACTACGTGGAGACCATCGCGGCGGCGATGACCCTGGTCCTTCTGATCCCGGTCCTGTCGGCGGCGTCGAACCTGTTCGCGACCGCGCGCGGTCGCTGGGACGCGCTGGCCGACTCGGTCTCCCTGCGGTTCGCCGCCACGGGACTGGTGATGCTGGTGGCCTGGGTGGCCCTGTCGGCTCTCACGGCGACTCGCACGGTGTCGTCGTCGCTGGGGATGACCAGTTGGCAGTCAGGACTCCGCGTACTCGCCTGGTACGGCGTCTTCACCTCATTCGGGCTGGCGCTGATCTACCACGTCTACCCGCTGCTGGTCGGACGCGTCTGGTTCTCGCGCCGCGCCGCAGCCGGCCACTTCTGGGCCACCGTCGCCGGCAGCATGGTCGCGGCAGCGGCGCTGATGGGGGCCGGGATCGTGCAGTGGGTCGCGCAGGAGACCGCGCAACGCGCCGGGTCGGATCTCGCCGCGGCATTACGCACGCAGGGACTGGCGGCGAGGCCGTTCCAGGCGCTCGCGGCCGCGGCTCTGGCCGTGGTGGCGGCGGCGCAGCTGGCGCTGCTCTGGAATGCGTTCAGGACGGCGCGCGAAGGCGACCCGCTCAGCATCGCGGCCGCCCCGGACCTGGCCGCGGTGGGCGTGTGATGCGCGCGCGAAGCCGCTTCGGACCGTCGCGACGAGTGGGACTGCTGCTCGCCGGGTCGGTTCTGCTCGCGCTGCTGGGGGTCTTCGTCACCGTGGTTCTGCCGGCGTCGGAGGCCAGAGGCCGGCCCGCCGACCGGCGCAGGCCGGCGCCGCTGGAGGCCCGGGGGGCCCGGGTCTACCGCTCGGAGGGGTGCTGGTACTGCCACACGCAGCAGGTGCGCGACGCCCGAATCGACCGCATCTACGGCCAGCGGCAGCGCAGAGGAGACGTGGCCGTCGACCAGGGGGTGCCGGGAACGGAGCGGGTCGGACCCGACCTGTCGCGCGTGGGCGACCGGATCGCGGCCGCCGAGATGAAGGGCCGGCTGACCGGCCGGGGGGGCCACTCCTTCGGCCACCTTTCGGACCGCGAGCTCGACGCCCTGTCCGCCTACCTGCTGTCGCTGAAGTGACGCTGCGCGACTATCTCGTCCAGCTCGGCTACATGATGGTCGCCGGCGGGGTCCTGCTCGCCGTCCGCGCATTTGCCACCGGCGGCTTCGACAAGCCTCCCGAGCCCAGCCCCGACGACTGGGACGACTAGCCGGGGGCTACTCC
This Actinomycetota bacterium DNA region includes the following protein-coding sequences:
- a CDS encoding cbb3-type cytochrome c oxidase subunit II — translated: MRARSRFGPSRRVGLLLAGSVLLALLGVFVTVVLPASEARGRPADRRRPAPLEARGARVYRSEGCWYCHTQQVRDARIDRIYGQRQRRGDVAVDQGVPGTERVGPDLSRVGDRIAAAEMKGRLTGRGGHSFGHLSDRELDALSAYLLSLK
- a CDS encoding cbb3-type cytochrome c oxidase subunit I, yielding MADVRAGDTYQVEPDLAARQAAIAALVWLVIAAGAGALAQTSLLAPDAFPDAMSYGRLRAIFDSVFVFGWLASVVFLAVFAIVPRSVGAQLHNEVLGATVVVVWHLVLLAGVACLLLGLNQGRLLAEFPLGVDLALLALMALVAFNAIVTAVRRREESLYVSVWHLVAASILLPIVFAAGNFTNFSGVAERIVGSFYVSGLELLWLVPAGLGIAYYVVPVVTGNPLHSSRLARIGFWSLMFADSWAGQRTTAGGPGPDYVETIAAAMTLVLLIPVLSAASNLFATARGRWDALADSVSLRFAATGLVMLVAWVALSALTATRTVSSSLGMTSWQSGLRVLAWYGVFTSFGLALIYHVYPLLVGRVWFSRRAAAGHFWATVAGSMVAAAALMGAGIVQWVAQETAQRAGSDLAAALRTQGLAARPFQALAAAALAVVAAAQLALLWNAFRTAREGDPLSIAAAPDLAAVGV